A genomic stretch from Setaria viridis chromosome 1, Setaria_viridis_v4.0, whole genome shotgun sequence includes:
- the LOC117837279 gene encoding nicastrin gives MHRPVQTNGLCLRSSTSTATKSPIRPLLQIAGPSLGSAMAAGSALSLVAAAVCLALAVLAPAVSGDGATLESVPDLVKAMYRNIESFPCVRLLNLSGEIGCSNPGSEKIIAPIVRFKKGSDHLVQPSTVLLPLDQMSDFFLRVSNNPEFHQKVSGVLIESNGANNNLQELSPDRKFPQDAFAPYSNRSHDWNPAGSGIMWNRYDFPVFLLSEESTQTLREVSEKNEKTDNGYKANVAEFDLIMQTTKAQTHDSASCLKEHSCLPLGGHSVWASLPPIKNGSAEHQKPIILAITSQDSASFFRDRSIGSDSPISGLIALLTAVDALSHIPDLSNLKKQLVFAVFNGEAWGYLGSRRFLHELDEGADSVNGINSLMIDQVLEIGSVGQAVIEEYPSFYAHAAGNSSASKKILDALQSASKSLGSDNVKVKQAASSNPGVPPSSLMSFIRKNMSTSGVVLEDFDSHFSNRFYHSHLDNPANINSSSIAAAAALAARSLYILASADSVVDLMTLNTIKVNVSLVKELVGCLLSCNPGFSCDLVKSFISPSSSSCPSHYVGVFLDDPSGTQFPSYADDTSRFVWNFLADRTSTSVGNKSSCTGKCGDEGEVCIRAEVEGGGRCVVSTTRYVPAYSTRVKFEDNAWHVLPANSSDPMGVVDPVWTESYWNTIGLRVYAVQDSTYDWLILLAGLSVTTASYCAVHVGRAYISKVVKRD, from the exons ATGCACAGGCCAGTGCAAACGAACGGCCTCTGCCTCCGGTCCTCCACCTCCACTGCTACCAAGTCTCCCATTCGGCCACTCCTCCAGATCGCCGGCCCCTCGCTCGGCTCGGCCATGGCAGCCGGCTCCGCGCTGTCCCTCGTCGCGGCCGCCGTCTGCCTCGCCCTTGCCGTCCTCGCTCCCGCTGTCTCCG GAGATGGTGCCACGTTGGAGTCAGTTCCAGACCTTGTGAAGGCAATGTACCGAAACATTGAAAGCTTCCCTTGTGTGAGGCTGCTGAATCTTTCTGGTGAAATTGGCTGTTCTA ATCCTGGAAGCGAAAAGATCATTGCACCTATTGTAAGATTCAAAAAAGGCAGCGATCATTTGGTTCAACCATCCACTGTTCTTCTTCCCTTAGACCAGATGTCAGATTTCTTTCTGAG GGTATCCAATAATCCAGAATTTCACCAGAAAGTGTCTGGTGTACTGATCGAGTCAAATGGTGCCAATAATAACTTGCAAG AGTTGTCACCGGATAGAAAATTTCCACAAGATGCTTTTGCACCCTACTCAAATCGCAGCCATGATTGGAATCCTGCT GGATCAGGTATTATGTGGAACAGATATGACTTTCCTGTATTTCTACTCTCAGAGGAGAGCACTCAGACTCTGCGAGAG GTttctgaaaaaaatgagaagacTGACAATGGATATAAAGCAAATGTTGCAGAATTCGACCTCATTATGcag ACAACTAAAGCTCAAACACATGATTCAGCATCCTGCCTCAAAGAGCATTCATGCTTGCCCTTAGGAGGACACAG TGTATGGGCTTCATTACCGCCAATTAAAAATGGATCTGCAGAGCATCAGAAACCAATAATATTGGCTATCACATCGCAAGACTCTGCATCGTTTTTTCGGGACCGTAGCATTGGTTCAGATTCTCCCATATCT GGATTGATTGCCTTGCTCACTGCTGTCGATGCTCTTTCTCACATTCCTGATCTAAGCAACCTTAAGAAACAG CTTGTGTTCGCTGTTTTTAATGGTGAAGCCTGGGGTTATCTTGGTAGCCGGAGATTCTTACATGAGTTAGATGAAGGTGCTGATTCTGTGAATGGAATTAACAGTTTAATGATTGACCAG GTACTGGAGATTGGTTCTGTTGGCCAGGCTGTGATTGAGGAGTATCCATCATTTTATGCACATGCTGCAGGG AATTCATCAGCTTCAAAGAAAATATTAGATGCACTGCAAAGTGCCAGCAAATCACTTGGTTCTGATAATGTTAAAGTAAAGCAAGCAGCTTCATCAAATCCTGGGGTTCCACCATCCTCATTAATGTCGTTCATAAGAAAG AATATGTCAACCTCTGGAGTTGTGTTGGAGGACTTTGATTCCCACTTTTCCAATAGATTCTATCATAGCCATTTGGATAACCCTG CAAACATCAATTCTTCATCaatagcagcagctgctgctttAGCTGCCAGGTCGCTGTATATTCTTGCTAGTGCTGACTCAGTTGTCGATCTCATGACACTGAACACTATAAAAGTGAATGTTTCATTGGTCAAAGAACTTGTTGGATGTCTACTTAGTTGCAATCCTGGTTTTTCTTGTGACCTCGTGAAAAGCTTCATTTCTCCAAGCAGCAGTTCCTGCCCAAGTCACTATGTTGGTGTTTTTCTGGATGACCCTTCCGGCACACAGTTTCCTTCATATGCAGATGACACCTCTCGGTTTGTATGGAACTTCTTGGCAGACAGAACTTCTACTTCAGTGGGCAATAAAAGCTCTTGTACTGGAAAGTGTGGTGATGAAGGTGAAGTATGCATAAGGGCAGAGGTGGAGGGTGGAGGTAGATGTGTTGTATCTACAACCAG GTATGTTCCTGCGTATTCGACACGGGTGAAGTTTGAGGACAATGCATGGCACGTACTTCCAGCAAACTCGTCAGATCCAATGGGCGTCGTGGATCCTGTGTGGACCGAAAGCTACTGGAACACAATTGGCCTCAGGGTCTACGCAGTGCAAGATTCAACATACGATTGGCTTATCCTCCTTGCCGGGCTCAGTGTCACTACCGCTTCCTACTGCGCCGTGCACGTTGGCAGAGCATACATTTCGAAGGTCGTCAAGCGGGACTGA
- the LOC117837245 gene encoding MACPF domain-containing protein At1g14780 isoform X2 yields MAVAAAAEKAVRCLGGGFDMTCDMSLKYCKDAGGCLVERGGVETAPLAVPGVGTVAGAPADVKCGKGDRVRLKSGVLEFSKMSELFNQRSSVEGKIPSGLFNACFDLDSGAWAQDAPATKCLAMDGYFISLFDLRLDRRPLALADHVLRDVPAAWDPAAIARFIEKYGTHVVVGLSMGGQDVVYVKQHESSALSPSEIKEHLDRLGDQLFTGACAMPPLRGKSKDKLKMPEAFNVFDAQVAQQRLQAGITTLVSSKEGVTVIYSKRGGNTTVGSHSEWLLTVPAMPDLISVKAVPITSLIKGVAGAGYLSHAINLYLRYKPHVADLEYFLDFQHHKMWAPVLGELPLGPCSNRQGSSPALHFSPLGSKLYVSSSQVIVPKLPVTGMRLHLEGKKHNRLAIHLQHLSTTPAFIAAARHDKPPAWRGSEAASDDRFYEPVQWRMFARVCTAPVKYDPGWRGAGAGDRDRRAAWVVTGARLHVAAHDSTDVLHLGLLYAELPGCAVVQSRWARGATRLSGKSSLLSAVSPVGSSGGGSGGSQKDRQQPSKPEAVNIDSGMLAGGPPVPVAAQKMLRLVDTSQVTMGPQDSPGYWLVTGARLDVDNGRISLHVKFSLLAPAS; encoded by the exons atggccgtggcggcggcggccgagaagGCGGTGAGGTGCCTCGGCGGGGGCTTCGACATGACGTGCGACATGAGTCTCAAGTACTGCAAGGACGCCGGTGGGTGCCTGGTCGAGCGGGGCGGCGTCGAGACGGCGCCGCTCGCCGTGCCGGGCGTCGGGACGGTCGCCGGCGCGCCCGCCGACGTCAAGTGCGGCAAGGGAGACCGCGTCCGGCTCAAGTCCGGCGTGCTCGAGTTCAGCAAG ATGTCGGAGCTGTTCAACCAGCGGAGCTCGGTGGAGGGGAAGATCCCGTCGGGGCTCTTCAACGCGTGCTTCGACCTGGACAGCGGCGCTTGGGCGCAGGACGCCCCCGCCACCAAATGCCTCGCCATGGACGGCTACTTCATCTCCCTCTTCGACCTCCGCCTCGACCGCCGCCCACTCGCGCTCGCCGACCACGTCCTCCGGGACGTCCCGGCCGCCTGGGACCCCGCCGCCATCGCAAG GTTCATCGAGAAGTACGGGACGCATGTGGTCGTGGGGCTGAGCATGGGCGGGCAGGACGTGGTGTACGTGAAGCAGCACGAGTCGTCGGCTCTGTCGCCATCGGAGATCAAGGAGCATCTCGACAGGCTCGGCGACCAGCTCTTCACCGGGGCCTGCGCCATGCCTCCCCTGCGCGGCAAGTCCAAAGACAAGCTCAAG ATGCCGGAGGCCTTTAACGTGTTCGATGCCCAGGTAGCACAGCAGCGGCTTCAAGCAGGGATCACCACGCTGGTATCTTCCAAAGAG GGCGTGACGGTGATCTACTCCAAGAGGGGTGGGAACACGACGGTGGGCAGCCACTCGGAGTGGCTCCTCACCGTGCCGGCGATGCCCGACTTGATCAGCGTCAAGGCCGTGCCCATCACCTCCCTCATCaagggcgtcgccggcgccggctacCTCTCGCACGCCATCAACCTCTATCTCAGAT ATAAACCTCATGTCGCTGACCTCGAGTACTTCCTGGATTTCCAGCATCACAAGATGTGGGCTCCGGTGCTCGGCGAGCTGCCCCTCGGCCCGTGCTCCAACCGGCAGGGCTCCAGCCCGGCCTTGCATTTCAGCCCGCTGGGTTCCAAGCTCTATGTCAGCTCAAGCCAG GTGATTGTTCCTAAATTGCCGGTCACTGGGATGCGACTGCACCTGGAGGGCAAGAAACACAACCG GTTGGCCATCCACCTGCAGCACCTGTCCACCACGCCGGCGTtcatcgccgccgcgcgccacgaCAAGCCGCCGGCATGGCGAGGGTCGGAGGCGGCCTCCGACGACCGCTTCTACGAGCCGGTCCAGTGGCGGATGTTCGCGCGCGTGTGCACGGCACCGGTCAAGTACGACCCCGGGTggcggggcgccggcgccggcgaccgcgaCCGGCGCGCGGCCTGGGTCGTGACGGGCGCGCGACTCCACGTCGCGGCGCACGACTCCACCGACGTACTGCACCTTGGCCTCCTCTACGCCGAGCTCCCCGGCTGTGCCGTCGTGCAGTCCAGGTGGGCGCGCGGCGCGACGAGGCTGTCCGGCAAGTCGAGCCTCCTCTCGGCTGTGTCCCCCGTGGGGTcttccggcggcggcagtggcggttCGCAGAAGGACAGGCAGCAGCCGAGTAAACCAGAGGCCGTCAACATCGACTCCGGCATGCTCGCCGGCGGGCCGCCTGTGCCGGTGGCCGCGCAGAAGATGCTGAGGCTCGTGGACACCTCGCAGGTGACCATGGGGCCGCAGGACAGCCCTGGGTACTGGCTGGTCACCGGCGCAAGGCTCGACGTCGACAATGGGAGGATCTCGCTGCACGTCAAGTTTTCCCTGCTTGCCCCGGCTTCCTGA
- the LOC117837261 gene encoding dihydropyrimidine dehydrogenase (NADP(+)), chloroplastic: MESLMTLRASPAVAASPLQTRRLPAGRQRATTSVVRAAASASGAGEPDLSVRVNGLQMPNPFVIGSGPPGTNYTVMKRAFDEGWGGVIAKTVSLDAEKVINVTPRYAKLRAEPNGAAMGRIIGWQNIELISDRPLETMLNEFKQLKKEYPDRILIGSIMEEYNKAAWHELIERVEESGVDALEINFSCPHGMPERKMGAAVGQDCDLLEEVCGWINEKATVPVWAKMTPNITDITQPARIALKSGCEGVSAINTIMSVMGINLKTLRPEPCVEGYSTPGGYSARAVHPIALAKVMQIARMVKEEFADGQSLSAIGGVETGNDAAEFILLGADTVQVCTGVMMHGYPLVKKLCAELQDFMREHNFSSIEEFRGASLPYFTTHTDLVHRQQEAIKQRKAIKKGLQSDKDWTGDGFVKETESMVSN; this comes from the exons ATGGAGTCGCTGATGACGCTTCGTGCCTCGCCGGcggtcgccgcctcgccgctgcAGACGCGCCGGCTGCCGGCTGGGCGGCAGCGCGCGACGACGTCCGTCGTCCGCGCCGCGGCGTCCGCGTCCGGCGCCGGGGAGCCGGACCTCTCGGTGCGCGTGAACGGGCTGCAGATGCCCAACCCGTTCGTGATCGGGTCGGGGCCGCCGGGCACCAACTACACCGTCATGAAGCGCGCCTTCGACGAGGGCTGGGGCGGCGTCATCGCCAAGACC GTGTCTTTGGATGCTGAAAAAGTTATCAACGTAACTCCTCGCTATGCAAAACTTCGGGCAGAACCAAATGGGGCTGCCATGGGGCGCATTATTGGATGGCAGAACATTGAACTCATCAGTGACAGGCCTCTGGAGACCATGCTGAATGAGTTCAAGCAGTTGAAGAAAGAGTATCCTGACAGGATACTCATTGGCTCAATTATGGAGGAGTACAACAAAGCTGCATGGCATGAGCTTATTGAACGTGTTGAAGAGTCTGGAGTG GATGCTCTTGAGATTAATTTCTCATGTCCGCATGGCATGCCAGAGAGGAAAATGGGTGCTGCTGTGGGACAAGACTGTGATTTGCTAGAGGAAGTTTGTGGCTGGATAAATGAGAAAGCCACCGTGCCTGTTTGGGCAAAGATGACTCCTAACATTACTGATATTACACAG CCTGCAAGAATAGCTCTTAAGTCTGGATGTGAAGGAGTTTCTGCCATTAACACAATTATGAGTGTGATGGGGATTAATCTCAAAACGTTGCGCCCGGAACCTTGTGTGGAAGG GTATTCTACACCTGGGGGTTATTCTGCAAGAGCTGTGCACCCTATAGCACTGGCTAAGGTCATGCAGATAGCAAGGATGGTGAAAGAAGAATTTGCTGATGGACAGTCTCTCTCTGCCATTGGTGGAGTTGAGACTGGCAATGATGCTGCTGAGTTTATTCTTCTTGGTGCAGATACTGTACAG GTATGTACTGGTGTAATGATGCATGGTTATCCCCTTGTGAAGAAGCTTTGCGCAGAGTTGCAGGATTTCATGCGAGAGCACAACTTTTCATCGATTGAAGAGTTTCGCGG GGCCTCGCTCCCGTACTTCACGACACACACAGATTTGGTTCACCGGCAACAGGAAGCGATTAAGCAGAGGAAGGCCATCAAGAAGGGCCTTCAATCAGACAAGGACTGGACAGGCGATGGGTTTGTCAAGGAGACCGAAAGCATGGTATCCAACTGA
- the LOC117837245 gene encoding MACPF domain-containing protein At1g14780 isoform X1: MAVAAAAEKAVRCLGGGFDMTCDMSLKYCKDAGGCLVERGGVETAPLAVPGVGTVAGAPADVKCGKGDRVRLKSGVLEFSKMSELFNQRSSVEGKIPSGLFNACFDLDSGAWAQDAPATKCLAMDGYFISLFDLRLDRRPLALADHVLRDVPAAWDPAAIARFIEKYGTHVVVGLSMGGQDVVYVKQHESSALSPSEIKEHLDRLGDQLFTGACAMPPLRGKSKDKLKNSHGETLKWCQMPEAFNVFDAQVAQQRLQAGITTLVSSKEGVTVIYSKRGGNTTVGSHSEWLLTVPAMPDLISVKAVPITSLIKGVAGAGYLSHAINLYLRYKPHVADLEYFLDFQHHKMWAPVLGELPLGPCSNRQGSSPALHFSPLGSKLYVSSSQVIVPKLPVTGMRLHLEGKKHNRLAIHLQHLSTTPAFIAAARHDKPPAWRGSEAASDDRFYEPVQWRMFARVCTAPVKYDPGWRGAGAGDRDRRAAWVVTGARLHVAAHDSTDVLHLGLLYAELPGCAVVQSRWARGATRLSGKSSLLSAVSPVGSSGGGSGGSQKDRQQPSKPEAVNIDSGMLAGGPPVPVAAQKMLRLVDTSQVTMGPQDSPGYWLVTGARLDVDNGRISLHVKFSLLAPAS, from the exons atggccgtggcggcggcggccgagaagGCGGTGAGGTGCCTCGGCGGGGGCTTCGACATGACGTGCGACATGAGTCTCAAGTACTGCAAGGACGCCGGTGGGTGCCTGGTCGAGCGGGGCGGCGTCGAGACGGCGCCGCTCGCCGTGCCGGGCGTCGGGACGGTCGCCGGCGCGCCCGCCGACGTCAAGTGCGGCAAGGGAGACCGCGTCCGGCTCAAGTCCGGCGTGCTCGAGTTCAGCAAG ATGTCGGAGCTGTTCAACCAGCGGAGCTCGGTGGAGGGGAAGATCCCGTCGGGGCTCTTCAACGCGTGCTTCGACCTGGACAGCGGCGCTTGGGCGCAGGACGCCCCCGCCACCAAATGCCTCGCCATGGACGGCTACTTCATCTCCCTCTTCGACCTCCGCCTCGACCGCCGCCCACTCGCGCTCGCCGACCACGTCCTCCGGGACGTCCCGGCCGCCTGGGACCCCGCCGCCATCGCAAG GTTCATCGAGAAGTACGGGACGCATGTGGTCGTGGGGCTGAGCATGGGCGGGCAGGACGTGGTGTACGTGAAGCAGCACGAGTCGTCGGCTCTGTCGCCATCGGAGATCAAGGAGCATCTCGACAGGCTCGGCGACCAGCTCTTCACCGGGGCCTGCGCCATGCCTCCCCTGCGCGGCAAGTCCAAAGACAAGCTCAAG AATTCTCACGGTGAAACACTGAAATGGTGCCAGATGCCGGAGGCCTTTAACGTGTTCGATGCCCAGGTAGCACAGCAGCGGCTTCAAGCAGGGATCACCACGCTGGTATCTTCCAAAGAG GGCGTGACGGTGATCTACTCCAAGAGGGGTGGGAACACGACGGTGGGCAGCCACTCGGAGTGGCTCCTCACCGTGCCGGCGATGCCCGACTTGATCAGCGTCAAGGCCGTGCCCATCACCTCCCTCATCaagggcgtcgccggcgccggctacCTCTCGCACGCCATCAACCTCTATCTCAGAT ATAAACCTCATGTCGCTGACCTCGAGTACTTCCTGGATTTCCAGCATCACAAGATGTGGGCTCCGGTGCTCGGCGAGCTGCCCCTCGGCCCGTGCTCCAACCGGCAGGGCTCCAGCCCGGCCTTGCATTTCAGCCCGCTGGGTTCCAAGCTCTATGTCAGCTCAAGCCAG GTGATTGTTCCTAAATTGCCGGTCACTGGGATGCGACTGCACCTGGAGGGCAAGAAACACAACCG GTTGGCCATCCACCTGCAGCACCTGTCCACCACGCCGGCGTtcatcgccgccgcgcgccacgaCAAGCCGCCGGCATGGCGAGGGTCGGAGGCGGCCTCCGACGACCGCTTCTACGAGCCGGTCCAGTGGCGGATGTTCGCGCGCGTGTGCACGGCACCGGTCAAGTACGACCCCGGGTggcggggcgccggcgccggcgaccgcgaCCGGCGCGCGGCCTGGGTCGTGACGGGCGCGCGACTCCACGTCGCGGCGCACGACTCCACCGACGTACTGCACCTTGGCCTCCTCTACGCCGAGCTCCCCGGCTGTGCCGTCGTGCAGTCCAGGTGGGCGCGCGGCGCGACGAGGCTGTCCGGCAAGTCGAGCCTCCTCTCGGCTGTGTCCCCCGTGGGGTcttccggcggcggcagtggcggttCGCAGAAGGACAGGCAGCAGCCGAGTAAACCAGAGGCCGTCAACATCGACTCCGGCATGCTCGCCGGCGGGCCGCCTGTGCCGGTGGCCGCGCAGAAGATGCTGAGGCTCGTGGACACCTCGCAGGTGACCATGGGGCCGCAGGACAGCCCTGGGTACTGGCTGGTCACCGGCGCAAGGCTCGACGTCGACAATGGGAGGATCTCGCTGCACGTCAAGTTTTCCCTGCTTGCCCCGGCTTCCTGA